The nucleotide sequence TCTGATCCCCTTGAGCCGCCATGGCGTGCACTGATGAGTGGTGGTCCCTCGAGCAAGCAAGAAGATACATACCAACCGGTTTAATTTCTAGCGGTATCGCTCAGTCCGGACGGGCGGGATCTGGAGGGGGCTGCTCCAGATCCCTTGCCGGTCTTCGCCCGGCCCGCGCGGCCCTGTCCGGCCTGCGGGTATGGCCCGGCTCGGGGCGCGGGGGCGCCTGCCGGCCGCGCGGGCGTGAAAGAGGGGGTGCGCGGGGTCCGCTGCGGGGCGGCGGGGCCCTGAACGCCCTCGTGAGCGCGGTGCGGGCGGGGAGCGGCGGCGGGCGGGCGGGTCCCCGGGCGCACCGCCCGCTGTGGCCCGCGGTGCATCCCGCCGCCCGCCCGTGCGCCGGGCGGGCGTGTCCGCGAGGGGGCCGGCGGCGGGGGTGTGCGGGCGGCGGCTCCCCGGATGCCGGTGCGGCGCCCGGCCGCCGGCGCCTCCCCGGCCGGGGGCCTCCCGGGACCCTTTCACCGACCACATAGAGACCGCATATGCGGTTTGTTATGATGGGGGTTGTGGGCCTGGACGGGACCTCCTCGGCCTTCTACCGGGAGGGGGCCTGGCATGGCACCGGCGAACCCACCACCGGCGGCGGCGCAGCCCGCGCCGGCCGGCGCGGGGCGCGGGGCGCGGCTGCGCGTTCTTCGCCCGCCCGTCCGCCCCGGGCCCGGGGCGGACGGGCGGGCCGGGTGCGGGCCGCCGGGGCAGAGCCGGCGGCCCGCCCGGCCGGCGACGCCATCACGTGCGCACCCCCCTCACCGGTTCCGTCACCGGTTCCCTCACCAGTCCCGTCACCGGTTCCGTCGCCGGTCCTTGCCGGGATCCGTGAGGTTCTCATCCGTTCCCTGGCCGTGGCGCGCACCGAGTACGCCGCTCTGTCCGCCGGCGGGAACGGCCACCCCTTTTTCCGCGACAACGGAGCACCCCGATGGTCAAACAGGAACGCGCGCTGCGCACGCGCGAGGCACTGATCAAGTCTGCCGCCGTGGTCTTCGACCGGGACGGTTTCAGCGTGGCGTCGCTCACCGTGATCAGCAGTCAGGCCGGTGTGAGCAACGGGGCGCTGCACTTCCACTTCGCCACCAAGGCCGCCCTGGCGGGCGCTGTGGAGGACGCGGCCGCGCACCGGCTCGGCCGGATCACCCTGCGGGAGGAGGAGGCGGCAGGCGCCCTGCAGCTGCTGGTGGACGCCACCCACGACCTGGCGCGCGGGCTCCACGACGATGTGGTCCTGCGGACCGGGTTCGAGCTGAGCGGTGATCATGTCTATGTGGCCAAGCGGGACCTGAGGCACCAGTGGCGTCAGTGGGTCGAGGAAACGCTGCGGCGTGCCGGTGCGCAAGGGGCCCTGCACGAGACGGTGACACCGGAGGACGCGGTGATCACCCTCGTGGCGGCGACCTCGGGCCTGGAGGTGCTGGGAGCGCGGGATCCCGTATGGCTCTCGTGCCGGACCCTCACCCGGTTCTGGCAGCTCCTGCTGCCACGGCTGGCCTCCGCGTCGGCGCTCGGGCGGCTCACGGCGCAGGGACACCGCGCCGGCGCCGCGCGCACTGCCGGGGCCCAGGACCCCGCAAGCGCCCGTGGCGAGGGCCGGGCCACCGGCACCGCCCAGGCCGCGGACCGGACACGCTGACACGCCCGGCAGACACGGACCGACCGGCCCCGGGAAGTGGAGTTTCTTGCGCAGTGCCCCCGCCCTCCCCCTCCCGCCTTCGCCCCGCTCTCGCCTGCGGTATCGGTTTCCGGGGGTCTCGTTCTTCGGTTCCTGGGTTCTCCGCTCCGCCGTCCTGGGCGGATGGGGGCGCTGGTCCTCTTGCATGTGGAGGTGTTGGTGTTGCCGTGTAGCAGCGGAGGTTCGCTGTGAGGCCGGTGCGGGGGCGGGTTGTTGTGGGGTGTTCTGTCCGGTCGGTTCAGTGTTTTTCTCCGGCGGGTTCGCGGGTGGGGTGTCCTGGGGCCGGGCGGGTGTGCGGGTGGTGGTGGGTGCGGCCGGGTGGGGTGGGGCGGGGGGTGGTGTCGTGGGGGGCGGGCGGGGCGGGCAGGTTGCGTACGACGAGGCGGTGGGCCGGGATCCGGCAGCCGTCGCCGATGGTGACCGGTCCCAGGACGGACGCGCCGGTTCCGATCAGGACCCGGTCGCCGATGACCGGGTGGCGGCGGCCGGGGGTGCTGTCGTGCTGCCAGCCTCTCGAGCCGAGGGTGACGCCGTGGTAGAGGGTCACGTCGTCGCCGATGACGGCTGTTTCGCCGATGACCACGCCGAATCCGTGGTCGATGAAGGCGCGCCGGCCGATACGGGCCCCGGCGTGGATCTCCATGCCGGTCAGCAGGCGTGCCAGCCGGGTGAGGGCCGCGGCGCTCAGGCGGTGTCCGCGGCGGTGGCGGCGGTGTGCGAGGCGGTGCAGGGCCAGGCCCTGCCAGCCGGCGTGCAGCACTGCCTCGCGTCTGCCGGAGCAGGACGGGTCGCGCTCGAGGACCGCTTGGAGGTCCTCCCTGATCAGCTTCAGCAGGGTGGGGGTGGTCAGGGAGGCGGGGCGGCTCATCGGGCGGGCGCCGCGGTGCCGGGCGCGCCGGGCCGCCCGGTGCGGTACAGGGTGCGCTGGAACAGTTCGTCCGCGGTGAGGGTGGCGAATCGCTGCGGGCCGTGTGCGGCGCCGGGCGGGCGCAGCGGGGTGAGGGTGGTCCAGGGTGCGGGGTGGCAGCACTGCGCGAGGGACAGGCGGCCTGTGTCCGGGCCGGGCGGGGGCGCCGCCCGGTGGGCGGCGGCGCGTGCCAGTCCGCCGGTGAGCCGGTCCAGGACCAGGCCGACGGTGACGAGGGCATAGCCGGGGGGTGCTTCGGCGGGCAGCCACCGGCCCTCGACACGGACGTCCGTCCCGGCCGCGGCCGCCCGGGGCACGGTGGTGATCAGGCCCATACCCAAACCCGGGTCCATGCCCTGGCCCAAACCCGGGTCCATGCCCATGCCCATGCCCATGCCCATGCCCTGGCCCATGCCCTGGCCCATGCCCAGGCCGTGGCCCTGGCCCGGGTCCATACCCGGGTCCTGGTGTGGTGCGGCTCCCGCCTGCTGCACGGCTCCCGCCTGCTGCGCGGCTGCTGCCTGGGGTGCGGTGCGGGGTGTCTGGCGGGCGGGCGGGTACCAGGCGGCCCGGCTGGTGGCGGGGCCGTCCTGCAGCATGTCGGTGAAGTAGTCGGGGTGGGCGCCCAGGGCGCCGGCCAGGGTGTGCAGCACCTCGTGCTGCAGGCGCAGCATGCGGGTGTGCAGTTCGCGCAGGGCCGCGCCGATGCCGGGCACCAGGTGGTCGGGGAAGTAGGGGGCTGGGTAGCGGGCCGGGTAGCGCACGCGCAGCGGATGCCCGGCGGGCAGCGTCGCCCCCCAGCCGAAGAGCTCCCTGCCGCCGGCCGCCGGGCCCCTCTGCCCGGGTCCGGCAGGCGGGGTGTAGCCGGCCCGGCCGGTGCCGCCCGGCACCCGGCAGGTCCGCTTCTGCTCGGGGGTCAGGCCGAAGAAGGCGGACAGGAATCCGTACGCCTCCTGCAGCAGGGACTCCGTGACCGTGCTGCGGACGAGGAAGACCCCGTCGTGCAGTGCGCCGTGCAGGTGGTGGCGGTCCTGGGGCCGTTGCAGGTCGATTTCCTTGATCATGCCGGGTTCCCCTTTCCCTCCGTGAGGGGGGTCGTGCGTGGGTCCTTGCGAAAGGCCAGCGCCAGGTAGGCCAGCCGGTGGCCCCGGTAGGGGAAGTCACGGTCGATCACCAGGCGGCCTGTGGGGGTGAGCCCGGCGCCGCCGTACAGGCCGGTGACAATCTCTTCGGTCAGCCACCAGTTGAGCCGGCCGTCGTCCAGGGGGAGTTCGGTGAGCGTGCCGTCGGGGCTGAGGAAGACACTGACGACCAGGACCCCGCCGGGGCGCAGCAGGCCGGCGCCGTGCGCGGCCCAGGCCTGCCAGTCGGCGCGCCGCTGGTGGTGCAGACAGCCGTTGTCCACCACGAGGTCCTGTCCGGCGCCGGTGAACTGCAGGAAGTCGCCCTGCCGGAAGCGGACCCGGCCCCGGGCGGGCGGGGGTGTGTCCCAGACGTCCAGCAGGTCCAGGCCGGTGCCCTCGGCGTCCAGGCGTTCGGTCAGGTCCGTTGTCTGCCGGCCGCGCCCGCAGCCCACGTCCAGGATTTTCGGGCGCCGTCCGGTGACGTGCGGTGCGTGCTCCAGGGCGAAGCGGGTGATGGCCTCGCTGGTGTGGGCGCCGGTCCAGGAGTCGCGTCGGCGGCGGTACCAGTGGCCGAAGGAGCCGGCGACGCGACGGCGGTAGGCGGCGTAGCCCGGCGGGCTCTCAGCGGTCGGCGGCATGGGCCCATTCCTCCAGGGTTCCTCGGCCTGCGGCGACGGCCACGGCGTGTCCGCCGCGCAGGTCCTCGTCGATGACGCGGGACGCGCTGAGCCAGGCGCCCGCGGCACTGCTGCAGACGGCGATCTGCTGGGTGCGGCGCAGCCGGTTCATGGCGTCGAGCGCCTGGGGGTAGGGGACGCCGGCGAAGGCGAAGCCGTCCTCGTAGGGGGCCAGCAGCGGCTGGCGAAGGCCGTGCCCGAGGCCGCCGGTGCCGCTCATGCGGCGGGCGCCGTCCGGTGCGCGGCCGTCGCTGTAGGGGGCCTCGGCGGGGAAGACGGCCACCACACGGCAGCTGGGCCAGCGCGCCCGCAGCGCCTGTGCGGTGCCGACCAGGGTGCCCGCCGAGCCCACCGAGGCCGCCAGCACGCCGGGCCGTATCCCGTCCCGGGCGAGCCGGGCGACGATCTCGGCGCCGGTCTGTTCGCGGTGCACGGCGGCCGCTTCGGGCGCGCAGTGCTGCAGCAGCAGGTGCCGTTCCTCGCGTTCGGCGATACGTACCGCCTCGTCCATCGCCCCGAGGAATCCGGTGCCCTCGGGCGCGTGGGTGACCTGCGCGCCGTACCGGCGCAGACAGTCCGTCAGACGCCCGGGCGAGCCGTGGGGCAGGGCCAGGTGCACATCCAGGCCGAGCAGCGCGCACATCTCTGCCAGGGCCAGGGCGAGGGAGCCGCCGGAGTACTCGGCGAGGCGGACCGCGGGGGTGCCGGCCCGGGCCACCGCCGCGCACAGCAGCGCGTAGGCGGTACGGGCCTTGACGGTGCCGGTGAGGTTGGCGGCCTCCGCCTTCAGCCATACCGTTCCCCGCCCGCCCCGGCTGGGCACCGCCACCAGCGGCGTGGCGCCCACGGCGGGCCGGATCGAGGCGAGAGAGGGCAGCAGCCGGTGGGCGGCCCGCTCCAGGGGTGCGAACGCCGCTTCCAGGGCGGCACGGTGGGGGCGCCGCGCCCGCAGCGCCCGCTCGATGTCCCGATAACCAGCCGGTCCCGCCGTCCCCAATCCCGCCATCGCCGGTGCCGGTGCGGGCGTCCCGGGTCCTGCCGTTGCCGGCACGGTCGTCCCCGGCACGGTCGTCGCCGGTGCGTTCATGAGGGGCGCTCGCTGCTGGCGAGGCGGAAGCCCACGGGATACAGCGGCCCGGGGAAGGGGCCGTGCCGGCGGCGGGTGCGGGTGAGGTCGCCGAACCGGGCGAAGCTGCCGCCGCGGGCGATGCGGTAGCCGCCCATCGACTCCACCAGGTGATCGGCCACCGGCTCGCCGCCGGGGTAGGGGGCGTAGTCGTCGGCGGTGAACTCCTCCACGTTGCCTGCCATGTCCAGGGCGCCGCACGGGGCCGCCCCGGCCGGGAACGCGCCGACCGGGGTGGTGGTGTGCACCCCCGTCTCGCGGGTGTTGCAGGCGCCCGCGTCGAAGCCGCCCTGCCACGGGTAGGGGCGGCCGTCGGGGCCCTTGGCGGCGTACTCCCATTCCGCCTCGGCGGGCAGCCGCCAGGGGTGGCCGGTGCGCTTGGACAGCCAGCGCGCGTAGTGGTCGGCGTGCTCGGCGCGGATCCCGGCGACGGGATGGTTGGAGCGCTCCCACGGGTAGGCGCCCAGGTACCAGGTGGTGGGGCGCTGCTTGAGGCCGGTGGCGGCGAGGAACGTGCGCCACTCGCCGTTGGTCACCGGGTAGCGGGCGATGAAGAAGTCACTGAGCTGCACGGTGTGTTCGGGGCTCTCCTTGGCGATCCAGGACTCCTGCACCCCCTTGCCGGCCCAGGACCGGGTGACGTGGGCGACCTCCCCGGCCGGCAGCCCGATGAGGACCGTCGCGCCCGGCACGAAGCACATCGCGGGGACGGGGGTGATACGCGGGTCTCCCAGCAGGGCCAGCATGCCTCCGGCGGCCAGCCGTTCGGCCGTCGCCAGCGCGGGGTCCTCGACGGCCGCGGCCAGTTGCTGCCGGTCGGCCGGGGCGCCCCGGGCACCGGGGCGGGGGTGGAGGAGGGCGGGGTCGGCGAGGTCGGCGTGCTCGGCGAAGTGCGGGCAGGACGCGACGTCTTCGAGGTTCATGCGCCGGCCTCCTCGAGCAGTGCCAGGGTGTGGCCGCTGCCGGCCTTGGCGGCCAGATAGGCGGCGTTGTCGGGGGTGAGGTGAACGGTGGTGGCCACGACCGCCTCGACACCGATGCCCAGGGCGCGCAGCTGGGCGACCTTGTCGGGGTTGTTGGTCAGCAGCCGGATACGGGTCAGGCCCAGGGCGCGCAGCATCGCGGCGGCGGCCCGGTAGTCCCGTTCGTCCTCACCGCGTCCGATGAGCCGGTTGGCGCGGAAGGTGTCGATGTCCTGGTCCTGCAGGACATAGGTGTCGAGCTTGTTGTACAGGCCGATGCCGCGGC is from Streptomyces sp. NBC_01314 and encodes:
- a CDS encoding ScbR family autoregulator-binding transcription factor, which produces MVKQERALRTREALIKSAAVVFDRDGFSVASLTVISSQAGVSNGALHFHFATKAALAGAVEDAAAHRLGRITLREEEAAGALQLLVDATHDLARGLHDDVVLRTGFELSGDHVYVAKRDLRHQWRQWVEETLRRAGAQGALHETVTPEDAVITLVAATSGLEVLGARDPVWLSCRTLTRFWQLLLPRLASASALGRLTAQGHRAGAARTAGAQDPASARGEGRATGTAQAADRTR
- the epsC gene encoding serine O-acetyltransferase EpsC, with the translated sequence MSRPASLTTPTLLKLIREDLQAVLERDPSCSGRREAVLHAGWQGLALHRLAHRRHRRGHRLSAAALTRLARLLTGMEIHAGARIGRRAFIDHGFGVVIGETAVIGDDVTLYHGVTLGSRGWQHDSTPGRRHPVIGDRVLIGTGASVLGPVTIGDGCRIPAHRLVVRNLPAPPAPHDTTPRPTPPGRTHHHPHTRPAPGHPTREPAGEKH
- a CDS encoding class I SAM-dependent methyltransferase, with product MPPTAESPPGYAAYRRRVAGSFGHWYRRRRDSWTGAHTSEAITRFALEHAPHVTGRRPKILDVGCGRGRQTTDLTERLDAEGTGLDLLDVWDTPPPARGRVRFRQGDFLQFTGAGQDLVVDNGCLHHQRRADWQAWAAHGAGLLRPGGVLVVSVFLSPDGTLTELPLDDGRLNWWLTEEIVTGLYGGAGLTPTGRLVIDRDFPYRGHRLAYLALAFRKDPRTTPLTEGKGNPA
- a CDS encoding pyridoxal-phosphate dependent enzyme, with translation MNAPATTVPGTTVPATAGPGTPAPAPAMAGLGTAGPAGYRDIERALRARRPHRAALEAAFAPLERAAHRLLPSLASIRPAVGATPLVAVPSRGGRGTVWLKAEAANLTGTVKARTAYALLCAAVARAGTPAVRLAEYSGGSLALALAEMCALLGLDVHLALPHGSPGRLTDCLRRYGAQVTHAPEGTGFLGAMDEAVRIAEREERHLLLQHCAPEAAAVHREQTGAEIVARLARDGIRPGVLAASVGSAGTLVGTAQALRARWPSCRVVAVFPAEAPYSDGRAPDGARRMSGTGGLGHGLRQPLLAPYEDGFAFAGVPYPQALDAMNRLRRTQQIAVCSSAAGAWLSASRVIDEDLRGGHAVAVAAGRGTLEEWAHAADR
- a CDS encoding formylglycine-generating enzyme family protein, producing MNLEDVASCPHFAEHADLADPALLHPRPGARGAPADRQQLAAAVEDPALATAERLAAGGMLALLGDPRITPVPAMCFVPGATVLIGLPAGEVAHVTRSWAGKGVQESWIAKESPEHTVQLSDFFIARYPVTNGEWRTFLAATGLKQRPTTWYLGAYPWERSNHPVAGIRAEHADHYARWLSKRTGHPWRLPAEAEWEYAAKGPDGRPYPWQGGFDAGACNTRETGVHTTTPVGAFPAGAAPCGALDMAGNVEEFTADDYAPYPGGEPVADHLVESMGGYRIARGGSFARFGDLTRTRRRHGPFPGPLYPVGFRLASSERPS
- the ribA gene encoding GTP cyclohydrolase II RibA: MNTLVTLPAAARVRARVPITLERAQGRRAELVTFHQLPDAAEHIACVIPHAPQSVPLVRLHSECLTGDVFGSARCDCGPQLDEALAALADTGGVVLYLRQEGRGIGLYNKLDTYVLQDQDIDTFRANRLIGRGEDERDYRAAAAMLRALGLTRIRLLTNNPDKVAQLRALGIGVEAVVATTVHLTPDNAAYLAAKAGSGHTLALLEEAGA